The Mastomys coucha isolate ucsf_1 unplaced genomic scaffold, UCSF_Mcou_1 pScaffold11, whole genome shotgun sequence genome includes a window with the following:
- the Twf1 gene encoding twinfilin-1, with amino-acid sequence MSHQTGIQASEDVKEIFARARNGKYRLLKISIENEQLVVGSCSPPSSSWEQDYDSFVLPLLEDKQPCYVLFRLDSQNAQGYEWIFIAWSPDHSHVRQKMLYAATRATLKKEFGGGHIKDEVFGTVKEDVSLHGYKKYLLSQSSPAPLTAAEEELRQIKINEVQTDVSVDTKHQTLQGVAFPISRDAFQALEKLSNKQLNYVQLEIDIKNETIILANTENTELRDLPKRIPKDSARYHFFLYKHSHEGDYLESVVFIYSMPGYTCSIRERMLYSSCKSPLLEIVERQLQMDVVRKIEIDNGEELTADFLYDEVHPKQHAHKQSFAKPKGPAGKRGIRRLIRGPAEAEATTD; translated from the exons ATGTCCCACCAGACCGGCATCCAAG CAAGTGAAGATGTTAAAGAGATCTTTGCCAGAGCCAGAAACGGGAAATACAGACTTCTGAAAATATCTATTGAAAATG AGCAACTGGTGGTTGGGTCCTGTAGTCCGCCTTCAAGTTCCTGGGAACAGGATTACGATTCCTTTGTCTTGCCCCTGCTGGAGGACAAGCAACCTTGCTATGTATTATTCAGGTTAGATTCTCAGAATGCCCAGGGATATGAGTGGATATTCATTGCATGGTCTCCAGATCATTCTCAT GTTCGTCAAAAAATGCTGTATGCGGCAACAAGAGCAACTCTGAAAAAAGAATTTGGAGGTGGCCACATTAAAGATGAAGTGTTTGGAACAGTAAAG GAGGACGTATCATTACATGGATATAAAAAGTATTTGCTGTCCCAGTCTTCCCCTGCCCCACTGACCGCAGCTGAAGAAGAATTACGGCAGATTAAAATCAACGAG GTACAAACTGACGTGAGTGTGGACACAAAGCATCAGACACTACAAGGAGTAGCATTTCCTATTTCTCGAGACGCCTTCCAGGCTTTGGAGAAACTGAGTAACAAACAGCTCAACTATGTGCAGTTG GAAATAgatataaaaaatgaaacaataattttGGCCAACACAGAAAATACAGAACTAAGAGATTTGCCAAAGAGGATTCCCAAGGATTCAGCACGTTACCATTTCTTTCTGTATAAGCATTCCCATGAAGGAGACTACTTAGAGTCCGTAG tttttatttattcgATGCCTGGGTACACGTGCAGCATAAGAGAGCGGATGCTGTATTCCAGCTGCAAGAGCCCTCTGCTTGAGATTGTAGAGCGGCAGCTACAGATGGATGTGGTCAGAAAG ATTGAGATAGACAATGGAGAGGAACTGACTGCAGATTTCCTTTACGATGAAGTCCATCCCAAGCAGCATGCACATAAACAGAGTTTTGCTAAACCAAAAGGTCCCGCGGGGAAGAGAGGGATCCGAAGATTGATTAGGGGTCCGGCGGAAGCGGAAGCGACTACTGATTAA